Within Streptomyces sp. NBC_00704, the genomic segment TTCCGCGGCCAGGAGGCCGCCAGCCGGCGGACCACGGTCGCCGGGGTCATCGCCCATCTGCTCGCGGTGGACGGACTGGTCGCCCTGGCCCTGGGGCTCGACGACCCGCTGGAGACGGGCGGGGCACGGGACGCTGACGGGGCACGCGGGACGGGCGCGGACCGGCCGGACGCGCCCCCGGGCACCCCCGCGCGCCGCACCGAGGCCTTCTGGGCCGGCTCGCGCTTCCCGCCGACCCGCTCCGTGCGCGGCCCCTGGCGCGAACAGACCCACGCCCTGGTCCGCACGGCGGCCTTCACCGGCGGAGAGGCCGAGGGCGCCATGCCGGTGTCCTACGGCGGCTTCGAACTGCCGCTGCGGGACGCCATGCTGGACCGCGCCTTCGAGTGCTGGGTGCACGCCGAGGACATCGCCGAGGCGGTCGACTACCCGTACGCGCCGCCCGCTCCCCGCCATCTGCACGGCATGATCGACCTGGCCGCCCGGATGCTGCCGGAGACGCTCGCGGCCCGCCGCCGCGCCGGGCTCGCCGCTCCCTCGCACCACACCCGCCACCTGGTGAGCGCCGGCCGCCCCGGCCGCAGCCTGCGGCTGGAGATCGAGGGCTCGGGCGGCGGCCAGTGGCTGATCCCCCTCGACTCACCGGCCGCGGTGGGCTCCGCCGACCACGAGGTGGCCCATGTGGCCCTGGACGACGTGGAGTTCTGCCGCCTCGCCGCGGGCCATGTGTCGCCCGAGGAAGCGGCGGCCGGACAGCTCGGCGACCGCGAGGCGATCCGGGACGTGCTGTTCGCGGCGGCGAGCCTGAGCCGGATGTAGGCGGAGGGGCGGGAGAAGCGGCGGGAGAAGGGGGGCCGGGTCCCGGAACCCGGAGGTGCCGGAATCCGGAGGAGCCCGAACCGGAGGAGCCGGAACCGGAGGAGCCGGAACCGGAGGAGCCGGAACCGGAGGAGCCCGAACCGGAGGAGCCCGAACCGGAGGAGCCCGAACCGGAGGAGCCCGAACCGGAACGACGCCTACGGGAAGACGACCGTGCGCCGGCCGTTGAGCAGGATGCGACGCTCCGCATGCCACTTGACGGCCCTGGCCAGCGCCTGGCACTCCACGTCCCGCCCGATGGCGACGAGCTGGTCGGGCGTGACGCCGTGGCCCACCCGCTCGACCTCCTGCTCGATGATCGGCCCCTCGTCGAGGTCGGCCGTCACGTAGTGGGCCGT encodes:
- a CDS encoding zf-HC2 domain-containing protein, coding for MNGPDDSGPGGPGGQRGQGGPGGGDGGGDGGGRDGVSGSGSGRPPRIPLPRASVEDGGLPLPAAPAPDLPQPLRLEHPVLKSLLGAWALAACSAEETAAVEEHLGDCGGCADEARRLREAVGLLQRPESLDLDPGLRTRVIDGCLTRRPPRIPVPRWAQSYDAETARLDALLQDFGDAEWHAPVRLRWFRGQEAASRRTTVAGVIAHLLAVDGLVALALGLDDPLETGGARDADGARGTGADRPDAPPGTPARRTEAFWAGSRFPPTRSVRGPWREQTHALVRTAAFTGGEAEGAMPVSYGGFELPLRDAMLDRAFECWVHAEDIAEAVDYPYAPPAPRHLHGMIDLAARMLPETLAARRRAGLAAPSHHTRHLVSAGRPGRSLRLEIEGSGGGQWLIPLDSPAAVGSADHEVAHVALDDVEFCRLAAGHVSPEEAAAGQLGDREAIRDVLFAAASLSRM